From a single Erpetoichthys calabaricus chromosome 1, fErpCal1.3, whole genome shotgun sequence genomic region:
- the gins4 gene encoding DNA replication complex GINS protein SLD5, with protein sequence MADTMGGFSDSEDESQELMTPAQLIGKLEEAWLNEKFAPELLENKSEIVECVMEQLNHMEENLQRSKKGDLRATIHRMETERIRYVLSSYLRSRLQKIEKYFPHVLEKEKSRAEGEPSYLSPEEYAFAKEYYANTETFLKNVALKSMPPNLQTVDLGKSVPKPNLDSFVFLRVKERQENILVEPETDEQREYAVDFEEGSQHLIRYRTVAPLVASGAVQLI encoded by the exons ATGGCCGATACAATGGGTGGATTCAGCGACAGCGAGGATGAGAGTCAGGAGTTAATGACTCCGGCGCAGCTCATAGGCAAACTCGAGGAG GCATGGCTGAATGAAAAGTTTGCACCAGAGCTACTTGAGAACAAATCTGAAATTGTGGAGTGTGTTATGGAGCAGCTGAATCATATG GAGGAGAACCTTCAGCGATCAAAAAAAGGAGACCTCAGAGCTACGATCCATCGAATGGAGACTGAAAGAATCCGTTATGTGCTGAGCAGCTACTTGCGTTCTAGACTTCAGAAG ATAGAGAAATATTTCCCTCACGTACTGGAGAAGGAAAAGTCTCGTGCTGAAGGAGAACCATCATACTTGTCACCTGAAGAGTATGCCTTTGCAAAAGA GTATTATGCAAATACAGAGACCTTCTTGAAAAATGTTGCATTAAAAAGCATGCCCCCAAACCTCCAAACAGTAGACCTGGGAAAGTCTG TTCCTAAACCCAATTTAGATTCATTTGTATTTCTGCGGGTGAAAGAGAGGCAAGAAAATATCCTAGTAGAACCAGAGACAGATGAACAAAG GGAATATGCTGTTGATTTTGAGGAGGGATCACAGCACCTAATACGATACCGTACAGTTGCTCCCTTGGTAGCGAGTGGTGCTGTTCAGCTCATTTGA